One genomic region from Drosophila subpulchrella strain 33 F10 #4 breed RU33 chromosome 2R, RU_Dsub_v1.1 Primary Assembly, whole genome shotgun sequence encodes:
- the LOC119549507 gene encoding U2 snRNP-associated SURP motif-containing protein: MSKPVSKIKEPAPPAASLKRISEKKLEAFTVGTFSKRQLSKKEIEEQKKKEDAAAAAHAFKEFVETFQDAPTPSSKVWVKAGTYDAGSRREDKSEKGKLYKPVSKLQDKTTADKAEEYAKTLASDLKKESGPLKKKNQEKKKSNLELFKEELRQIQEEREERHKYKHLAVSHAPPAQQPAAAAAAPVPSSSASTTSQGSNSSKEAGSFDTGDPNTTNLYLGNLNPKISEQQLMEIFGRYGPLASIKIMWPRSEEEKQRGRNCGFVAYMSRKDAERALRTLNGRYIMGYEMRLGWGKTVPIMNTPIFAPPALLEMTLPPPPSGLPFNAQPPPSEADVLPKKNYKEFDQEEDKENMERILAKCVVKVHIPTEKAVLHIIHRMIEFVIREGPMFEALIMIREMENPLFSFLFDNESPAHIYYRWKLFSLLQGDTPNEWREDEFRMFKDGPVWKPPIANFYTQGMPDELVVDPDAPVVHKGALSNAQRDRLEDLIRQLTPERARIGDAMIFCIEHADAADEICECIAESLSNLNTLASKKIARLYLISDVLHNCTVKVANASFFRKSVEKQLLDIFENLHNYYQNFESRLKAEGFKSRVCNVIRTWEEWTIYPKEFMAQLTAKFLGKQYIMPVSSSPQAEETRSEEALDEDIDGAPLSGEEKDDEDLDGVPLDGAALLKSALMRAIPEVDVATPKRETPRRDEYLDEIDGIPFDEDLDGIPLEKDAKPTSKMPGFIPSKWETVDPQQVEAQAITTSKWDTLDPPDPPKFFSSDDESEDDNPQKFSDEKRQKLREIELKAIQYQDELESGKRRLEPGWTVPEQVEYFRKRLLKQDSRSETTVDSPLSYMHTKSKGSKVSESAAQFSNSSRKRSHSPYSAGESKRRDYSPETSRSSKSSKRNRSRSPSGSSRSSRYESPAAGSSSRSRSSPTTFSSRSSRREEPSSPRHRSDKHKHKHRH, translated from the exons ATGAGTAAACCAGTGAGTAAAATCAAGGAACCGGCTCCACCTGCCGCCAGCCTGAAG AGGATTAGCGAAAAGAAATTGGAGGCTTTTACCGTGGGCACCTTCTCCAAACGACAATTGTCCAAGAAGGAGATCGAGGAGCAGAAGAAAAAGGAGGATGCGGCGGCAGCAGCACAT GCCTTCAAAGAGTTCGTGGAGACCTTCCAGGATGCACCCACTCCCTCCTCCAAAGTCTGGGTCAAAGCCGGCACATACGATGCGGGCTCCCGGCGGGAGGACAAGTCGGAGAAGGGCAAGCTCTACAAGCCCGTCTCCAAGCTGCAGGACAAGACCACCGCCGACAAGGCCGAGGAGTATGCCAAGACTCTGGCCTCGGATCTGAAGAAGGAGTCGGGTCCCCTGAAGAAGAAAAACCAGGAGAAGAAAAAGAGCAACTTGGAGCTGTTCAAGGAGGAGTTAAGACA AATCCAAGAGGAGCGCGAGGAACGCCACAAATACAAGCACCTGGCCGTATCCCATGCTCCGCCAGCCCAGCAACCGGCTGCAGCGGCAGCTGCTCCAGTGCCCAGCAGCAGTGCATCCACCACCTCCCAGGGCTCGAACAGCTCCAAAGAGGCTGGGTCCTTCGATACCGGCGATCCAAATACCACCAATCTTTACCTGGGCAACCTGAATCCCAAGATATCCGAGCAGCAGCTCATGGAAATCTTTGGGCGCTACGGTCCCCTGGCCAGCATCAAAATCATGTGGCCCCGCTCCGAGGAGGAAAAGCAAAGGGGACGCAACTGCGGCTTTGTGGCCTACATGAGTCGCAAGGATGCCGAGAGGGCTCTGAGGACACTAAATGGGCGCTACATCATGGGCTACGAGATGCGCTTAGGATGGG GAAAGACTGTGCCTATCATGAACACGCCTATCTTTGCCCCGCCAGCCCTGCTGGAGATGACCCTTCCACCGCCTCCATCGGGATTGCCCTTTAACGCTCAACCGCCACCAAGTGAGGCTGATGTATTGCCCAAGAAGAACTACAAGGAATTCGACCAGGAAGAAGACAAGGAAAACATGGAGAGG ATACTGGCCAAATGCGTCGTTAAAGTTCACATCCCAACAGAGAA GGCCGTACTACATATCATTCACCGGATGATCGAGTTTGTGATACGCGAGGGTCCGATGTTTGAGGCCCTGATCATGATTCGGGAAATGGAGAATCCACTGTTTTCGTTCCTCTTCGATAACGAAAGTCCTGCCCACATATACTACCGATGGAAGCTGTTCTCCTTGCTGCAGGGCGACACGCCCAATGAATGGCGAGAGGATGAGTTCCGAATGTTCAAGGACGGACCGGTTTGGAAGCCTCCCATTGCCAACTTCTACACGCAGGGCATGCCAGATGAGCTTGTTGTTGATCCTGATGCCCCTGTGGTGCACAAAGGAGCCTTGTCCAACGC GCAACGAGATCGTCTTGAGGATCTGATCAGGCAACTAACTCCGGAACGTGCCCGCATCGGGGATGCCATGATCTTCTGCATAGAGCATGCTGATGCTGCTGATGAAATTTGCGAATGCATCGCCGAGTCTCTATCCAACTTAAATACACTGGCTTCAAAGAAGATTGCTCGACTTTATCTGATCTCAGATGTACTCCACAACTGCACGGTTAAAGTGGCCAATGCTTCATTCTTTCGCAAATC TGTTGAAAAGCAACTGTTGGATATATTTGAAAACCTGCATAATTACTACCAAAACTTTGAGAGCCGATTGAAAGCGGAGGGCTTTAAATCCAGAGTCTGCAATGTAATTCGCACCTGGGAGGAATGGACAATATATCCCAAGGAGTTTATGGCTCAGCTGACGGCCAAGTTCCTCGGAAAACAG TACATCATGCCGGTCAGTTCTTCACCTCAAGCCGAGGAAACGCGCTCTGAAGAGGCTCTGGACGAAGATATAGACGGTGCCCCGCTCTCGGGAGAGGAAAAGGACGATGAAGATCTTGACGGAGTGCCACTGGACGGAGCTGCTTTGCTCAAGAGCGCCTTGATGCGAGCTATACCCGAAGTTGATGTTGCGACACCTAAGCGTGAAACGCCCAGAAGAGATGAATACCTCGATGAAATCGATGGCATACCTT TTGACGAGGACCTCGATGGTATACCACTGGAAAAGGATGCCAAGCCTACGTCGAAAATGCCCGGCTTTATACCCTCAAAGTGGGAGACAGTTGACCCCCAGCAAGTAGAAGCGCAGGCGATTACTACCAGCAAATGGGACACCCTTGATCCACCAGATCCTCCTAAGTTCTTTAGCTCGGACGATGAGAGCGAAGATGACAACCCGCAGAAATTCAGCGACGAGAAGAGACAGAAGTTAAGAGAAATTGAACTGAAAGCCATTCAGTATCAGGACGAACTGGAGTCTGGTAAACGGCGCTTAGAGCCCGGTTGGACTGTGCCCGAGCAAGTGGAATACTTCCGCAAGCGATTGCTCAAACAG GACTCGAGATCTGAAACCACGGTGGACTCTCCTCTGAGCTACATGCACACCAAATCAAAGGGCTCAAAGGTCAGTGAGAGTGCAGCCCAGTTCAGCAACAGTTCGCGCAAACGTTCGCACTCGCCGTACTCCGCTGGAGAATCGAAACGCCGCGACTACTCGCCAGAAACCTCCCGCTCCTCAAAGTCATCTAAGCGTAATCGATCGCGAAGTCCGTCCGGATCTTCTCGCAGTTCCCGCTATGAGAGCCCTGCCGCAGGTTCGTCGTCCCGATCACGCAGTTCCCCAACCACCTTCTCCTCAAGATCCTCGCGAAGGGAAGAGCCATCTTCTCCAAGACACCGTAGCGACAAGCACAAGCACAAGCATAGGCACTAG
- the LOC119549011 gene encoding CDK5RAP3-like protein, with product MKWLESLLNSSAKSGNAVRNNATKQPAWTKTLTKMNESEIPIDIHTLKLQDWLISRRIVPKNVQLEIREIHKKISNALQDMPSNEQLIKLLARTNINYYHVKEIIEILKQTEKDTKSVFGTYGSQRMKDWQEISRLYEKNATYLAETAQIFVRNVNYEIPGVRKQMAKLEQQTDESQKRAHDLNKPESQLLAEHAALLDQLGVKGDNLHAEFVEVLAGLPDLYAKSLVDIAKIQPGIDLYAEISGHKQALPILSHLVEFGNTTVYQYIHKEAPLAVEEPPIRLNLDEGITSKDENAPLEIDFGADDNGGTSSTVSAEIIDYGDFGSGDLQENDGGNIDWGIESAPTDAVEINFDIPVEEYGIVVEGTGMDGGTAKGDQAYTLLDSPNYRDRFLDEIYELESFLRLRLYELKQLETSSDIMFSLMDNIATHDAESIRKILGAVEKIIQQTSDEQTRHLFQLKHSPKYANLLATKLQQMTKAVEKLRSTREALKKRAIELREQRQQLNPVLEELIAQTRTLQSHIEKDISKRYKNRVVNLMGGVN from the exons ATGAAATGGTTGGAGTCCCTGCTAAATTCCTCAGCCAAGTCTGGCAACGCTGTAAGAAACAACGCAACAAAACAGCCTGCGTGGACAAAAACATTGACAAAAATGAAT GAGTCCGAAATCCCCATCGACATACACACGCTGAAGTTGCAGGACTGGCTTATCAGCCGTCGAATTGTTCCGAAGAATGTCCAGCTGGAGATTCGAGAGATCCACAAGAAGATCAGCAACGCCCTGCAGGATATGCCCTCCAATGAGCAGCTGATCAAGCTCTTGGCCAGGACAA ATATCAACTACTACCATGTCAAGGAGATCATCGAGATCCTGAAGCAGACGGAAAAGGACACGAAGAGCGTGTTTGGTACCTACGGTAGCCAGCGGATGAAGGACTGGCAGGAGATCAGCCGCCTGTACGAGAAGAATGCCACCTACCTGGCCGAAACTGCTCAAATCTTCGTGCGGAACGTGAACTACGAGATTCCCGGAGTGCGCAAGCAAATGGCCAAGTTGGAGCAGCAAACGGACGAGAGCCAGAAGCGGGCCCACGATCTGAACAAGCCGGAGAGCCAGCTGCTGGCCGAGCACGCCGCTCTGCTGGATCAACTGGGCGTCAAGGGGGACAACCTGCACGCCGAGTTCGTGGAGGTCCTGgctggcttacccgatttatACGCCAAGTCCCTGGTTGACATAGCCAAGATCCAGCCGGGCATCGACCTGTACGCCGAGATCAGCGGTCACAAGCAGGCGCTGCCCATCCTCAGCCACCTGGTGGAGTTCGGCAACACCACCGTGTACCAGTACATCCACAAGGAGGCACCCCTGGCCGTCGAGGAGCCGCCCATTCGCTTGAACCTCGACGAGGGCATCACCAGCAAGGATGAGAATGCTCCGCTTGAGATTGACTTCGGAGCGGACGACAATGGCGGAACCTCGTCGACTGTTTCGGCGGAGATCATCGACTACGGGGACTTTGGCAGTGGGGATTTGCAGGAAAACGATGGCGGCAACATCGACTGGGGCATCGAAAGTGCTCCCACCGATGCGGTGGAAATCAACTTTGACATTCCCGTCGAGGAATATGGAATCGTGGTGGAGGGCACTGGCATGGATGGAGGCACTGCCAAGG GTGATCAAGCCTACACGTTGCTGGACTCACCCAATTATCGCGATCGGTTCCTGGACGAGATCTACGAACTGGAATCCTTCCTGCGTCTGCGTCTCTATGAACTAAAGCAGCTAGAAACTTCTAGCGACATTATGTTCTCCCTGATGGACAATATTGCCACCCACGATGCGGAGAGCATCCGGAAAATTCTCGGCGCTGTGGAGAAAATTATCCAGCAGACTTCCGACGAGCAGACGCGGCATCTCTTCCAGCTGAAGCACTCCCCGAAATATGCCAATCTGCTGGCCACCAAGCTGCAGCAGATGACCAAGGCCGTGGAGAAGTTGCGATCCACGCGAGAGGCGCTTAAGAAGCGAGCCATCGAGCTGAGGGAGCAACGGCAGCAGCTGAATCCCGTCCTGGAGGAACTGATTGCCCAGACTCGCACTCTGCAGTCCCACATCGAAAAGGATATTTCCAAGCGATACAAGAACCGGGTGGTTAATTTGATGGGAGGTGTTAACTAA
- the LOC119549508 gene encoding transcription factor grauzone: protein MDICRLCLRGVSGAQMCLQIFDADLAENKVAEVLRQHFWFEVLPNDEISKVICNVCWTQVSEFHQFYVSIQEAQVIYATTSKFKQDPEMVNTSWPEEVLMPADVLAVDNDVSAQLNVNPLDELDLSQPMSPEDSKVGIKTERESPDMEFIFEDPNNDHDEDYEEDEDEDTDDLIVTRSGRKRKREVAKPAKTKRGAGAVGRKGKEKITAKRGPPKRIFKMERLPPFCKEDEELIKRYIVMGCELCIFLAEDFDGIREHFKEKHPEERPFIKCCGRKLNKRCLIQEHARRHENPEYIKCKDCGKVFANSSVLRAHWLVHHVPDEECDFQCEDCGKRFSRRNLLELHKGSHVPVNERKFICPQCPKHNAFATEYHMQVHISMQHRKAANICHVCGKKIKDKAVFEKHVRLHFEESGPRIKCPRPDCESWLKDEDNLKQHLRRHNDEGKLFICSECGKSCKNSRALIGHKRYSHSNVIYTCEQCGKTFKKDISLKEHMAQHTGEPLYKCPFCPRTFNSNANMHSHKKKMHPVEWDIWRKTKTGSSQKVLPSAQVAQMFRDDADAAAIANDYTA from the exons atggATATCTGCCGCCTGTGTTTGCGCGGAGTGAGCGGCGCCCAGATGTGTCTACAGATCTTCGATGCGGACTTGGCGGAGAACAAGGTGGCGGAGGTGCTGCGCCAGCATTTCTGGTTCGAG GTGCTGCCCAACGACGAGATATCCAAGGTCATCTGCAATGTCTGCTGGACGCAGGTGTCCGAATTCCATCAGTTCTACGTGTCCATACAGGAGGCCCAGGTGATCTATGCCACCACCTCCAAGTTCAAGCAGGATCCGGAGATGGTGAACACATCCTGGCCGGAGGAGGTACTCATGCCGGCCGACGTGCTGGCCGTGGACAACGACGTTAGCGCTCAGCTGAATGTGAACCCGCTGGACGAGCTCGATCTGAGCCAGCCCATGTCCCCGGAAGACAGCAAGGTGGGCATCAAAACCGAACGGGAATCACCAGACATGGAATTCATCTTCGAGGACCCCAACAACGATCACGACGAGGACTATGAGGAGGACGAGGATGAGGACACCGACGACTTGATTGTGACACGGAGTGGACGCAAGCGCAAGCGGGAGGTGGCCAAGCCGGCCAAGACGAAAAGGGGAGCGGGTGCGGTGGGCAGGAAGGGCAAGGAGAAGATCACTGCCAAGCGGGGTCCGCCCAAGAGGATATTCAAGATGGAGCGTCTGCCGCCGTTCTGCAAGGAGGACGAGGAGTTGATCAAGCGCTACATAGTCATGGGCTGCGAGCTGTGCATATTCCTGGCGGAGGACTTTGATGGCATCCGTGAGCACTTCAAGGAGAAGCACCCGGAGGAGCGTCCCTTCATCAAGTGCTGTGGCCGCAAGCTCAACAAGCGATGTCTTATCCAAGAGCATGCGAGGAGGCACGAGAATCCCGAATACATTAA ATGCAAGGACTGCGGCAAGGTGTTTGCCAACTCGAGCGTACTGCGTGCCCACTGGCTGGTCCACCATGTGCCGGACGAGGAGTGCGATTTCCAGTGCGAGGACTGCGGCAAGCGCTTCTCGCGTCGCAATCTGCTCGAGCTGCACAAGGGCTCTCATGTGCCCGTCAATGAGCGCAAGTTCATTTGTCCCCAGTGCCCCAAACACAATGC TTTCGCCACGGAGTACCACATGCAGGTCCACATCAGCATGCAGCACCGCAAGGCGGCCAATATCTGCCATGTCTGCGGCAAGAAGATCAAGGACAAGGCCGTCTTTGAGAAGCACGTTCGCCTGCACTTCGAGGAGAGCGGGCCACGCATCAAGTGCCCGCGTCCCGACTGCGAGAGCTGGCTGAAGGACGAGGACAATCTCAAGCAGCATTTGAGGCGACACAACGACGAGGGCAAACTGTTCATTTGCTCGGAATGCGGCAAGAGCTGCAAGAACTCCCGGGCGCTGATCGGCCACAAGCGCTACTCGCACTCGAATGTGATCTACACCTGCGAACAGTGTGGCAAAACCTTCAAGAAGGACATCAGCCTTAAG GAGCACATGGCGCAGCATACTGGCGAGCCCCTTTACAAATGCCCTTTTTGTCCCCGCACCTTCAACTCGAACGCCAACATGCACTCTCACAAGAAGAAAATGCATCCTGTGGAGTGGGATATCTGGCGCAAGACCAAGACGGGAAGCTCCCAAAAGGTCCTGCCCAGTGCTCAAGTAGCCCAGATGTTCAGGGACGATGCCGATGCCGCAGCTATTGCCAATGACTATACAGCTTAG